A single Desulfuromonas sp. DNA region contains:
- the gspC gene encoding type II secretion system protein GspC has protein sequence MLPFLQRYSTWFYLLLAGLLGICLGHLAATVLGTYLTPPLLSGEETAQVRTAPERKPALAEYEVVLQRNIFDSTARPNRTLATEQKPKQKAAKPAQARVDLKLVGTVAAGENSLALLMGNRETASYRLRDKLPGGGKLEEITRSLVRIKNSDGTEETLHLYEEESPEAPAATARPGRPGSSSKAATTTTGGYKIIPAGENRWIIPKEEAEKARTNIGELLKQARMEPNIINGQTEGFTVRMLRPRYLLAGLGIKRGDILKQINGVELNSPEKALQIFQQLREAKHLSIGLQRSGQNLNFEYDVQ, from the coding sequence ATGTTGCCATTTTTACAGAGATATTCGACCTGGTTCTACCTCCTGCTGGCCGGCCTTCTCGGCATCTGCCTGGGGCACCTGGCCGCGACCGTCCTCGGCACCTATCTCACCCCTCCCCTGCTCTCGGGCGAGGAAACGGCCCAGGTCCGCACGGCGCCGGAGCGCAAGCCCGCCCTGGCGGAATACGAAGTGGTCCTGCAGCGCAACATTTTCGACTCCACCGCCCGCCCAAACCGCACCCTGGCCACCGAGCAAAAGCCGAAACAAAAGGCGGCCAAACCGGCACAGGCCCGCGTCGACCTGAAACTGGTCGGCACCGTGGCTGCGGGGGAAAATTCCCTGGCCCTGCTCATGGGTAACCGGGAGACGGCCTCCTACCGCCTGAGGGACAAGCTCCCCGGGGGAGGGAAGCTCGAAGAAATCACCCGCAGCCTGGTCAGGATAAAGAACAGCGACGGCACCGAGGAGACCCTTCACCTCTACGAGGAAGAGTCGCCGGAGGCCCCTGCGGCGACCGCCCGACCCGGCCGACCGGGCTCCTCCTCCAAGGCGGCCACGACCACGACCGGGGGCTACAAGATCATACCGGCCGGCGAGAACCGCTGGATCATCCCCAAGGAAGAGGCCGAGAAGGCCCGCACCAACATCGGGGAACTTCTCAAGCAGGCCCGCATGGAGCCGAACATCATCAACGGCCAGACCGAGGGATTCACTGTGCGCATGCTCCGGCCGCGCTACCTGCTTGCGGGGCTCGGCATCAAGAGGGGGGACATCCTCAAGCAGATCAACGGGGTGGAGCTGAACAGCCCCGAAAAGGCCCTGCAGATCTTCCAGCAGTTGCGTGAGGCCAAACACCTCAGCATCGGCCTGCAGCGCAGCGGCCAGAACCTGAATTTCGAATACGATGTCCAATAG